The Blattabacterium cuenoti genome includes a region encoding these proteins:
- a CDS encoding polyribonucleotide nucleotidyltransferase — protein sequence MSDIVKETISMKNGRTIIIETGRLAKQADGSVIVRVKNTMLLATVVVSNEKKNEVNFLPLTVDYREKYSAGGKIPGGFLKREGRPSDEEILTMRLVDRVLRPTFSDSFKNEIQIMISLLSYDQTVLPDGLAGLAASAALSVAGIPFNGPISEIRIIRLNGKFIINPSLDQLRGADIDLIVGASNNSIIMIEGEMKEIKENEFLETIIEAHQAIKLQIEAQIRLVNRLSKNRIFFFEDLKNQEKEMLEKELFLFSYEKIKKIYQNFLDKKNRFIQEKIVLNDFKKKFLTEKEENAENKEIIVDQYFEEIKKKITRNLILEKGIRLDGRTNKQIRSISGSVDYLPGVHGSALFSRGETQSLTTVTLGSSLDANRIDNVIMENQEKFYLHYNFPPFSTGEIRSIRGVSRREIGHGNLAQRALKNIIPNNPYTIRVVSDILESNGSSSMATVCAASLALMDAGIPIKNPVSGIAMGLFMENEKKVIISDIMGEEDHFGDLDFKITGTKYGITACQMDVKKMEGVTYDLLNQILMQALEGRTFILKKMLEIFPECRKKMKPHAPKIYTFNIPKDFIGSVIGPGGKVIQEIQSCTNTNILIEEKGNLGYIEIIGKDNEKIEKAIKKIKQIAFVPELGKVYKAKVKSIKDFGAFVEISKGVEGLLHISEIGWKRLNNIEEELHIGDIIHVKFMGMDEKNKKMKLSRKVLLPRPRPGTEKK from the coding sequence ATGTCAGATATAGTCAAAGAAACCATATCGATGAAAAATGGTCGTACTATTATTATAGAAACAGGTAGATTGGCAAAACAAGCAGATGGATCAGTTATAGTACGTGTAAAAAATACAATGCTTTTAGCAACTGTAGTAGTTTCCAACGAAAAAAAAAATGAAGTCAATTTTTTGCCTTTAACTGTAGATTATAGAGAAAAATACTCTGCTGGAGGTAAAATACCTGGAGGTTTTCTCAAAAGAGAAGGGAGGCCTTCTGATGAGGAAATATTAACAATGAGATTAGTAGATCGTGTTTTAAGACCTACATTTTCAGATTCGTTTAAAAACGAAATACAAATTATGATTTCGTTGCTATCATATGATCAAACAGTTTTACCAGACGGATTAGCTGGATTAGCCGCATCGGCAGCATTATCGGTAGCAGGAATTCCTTTTAATGGACCTATATCAGAAATACGTATTATCCGTTTAAATGGAAAATTCATTATTAATCCTAGTTTAGATCAGTTAAGAGGAGCAGATATAGATTTGATAGTGGGAGCTTCAAATAATTCTATTATTATGATAGAAGGAGAAATGAAAGAAATAAAAGAGAATGAATTTTTAGAAACTATAATTGAAGCTCATCAAGCTATAAAACTACAAATAGAAGCTCAAATTCGTCTAGTCAATAGACTATCAAAAAATCGTATTTTCTTCTTTGAAGATTTAAAAAATCAAGAAAAAGAAATGTTAGAAAAAGAACTTTTTTTGTTTTCGTATGAAAAAATTAAAAAAATTTATCAAAATTTTTTAGATAAGAAGAATAGATTTATTCAAGAGAAAATTGTATTAAACGATTTTAAAAAAAAGTTTCTAACAGAAAAAGAAGAAAATGCAGAAAATAAAGAAATTATTGTCGACCAATATTTTGAAGAAATTAAAAAAAAAATAACTAGAAATTTAATTTTAGAAAAAGGAATTCGATTAGATGGAAGAACTAATAAACAAATACGTTCAATATCTGGTTCCGTTGATTATTTACCTGGAGTACACGGTTCTGCTTTATTTTCAAGAGGAGAAACTCAGTCTTTAACTACAGTTACATTAGGATCATCTTTAGATGCTAACAGAATTGATAATGTGATTATGGAGAATCAAGAAAAATTCTATCTACATTATAATTTCCCCCCTTTTTCTACAGGAGAAATACGTTCTATAAGAGGAGTTTCCAGACGTGAAATAGGTCATGGAAATTTAGCCCAACGCGCATTAAAAAATATTATTCCAAATAATCCATATACCATTCGTGTTGTTTCAGATATTTTAGAGTCTAATGGATCTTCTTCTATGGCAACAGTTTGTGCTGCTAGTTTAGCACTAATGGATGCAGGAATTCCCATAAAAAATCCTGTATCCGGAATTGCTATGGGATTGTTTATGGAAAACGAAAAAAAAGTTATTATATCAGATATAATGGGGGAAGAAGACCACTTTGGTGATTTAGATTTTAAAATAACAGGGACGAAATATGGAATAACGGCTTGTCAAATGGATGTGAAAAAGATGGAAGGAGTAACATATGATCTTTTAAATCAAATTTTAATGCAAGCATTAGAAGGTCGTACTTTTATTTTAAAGAAAATGTTGGAAATTTTTCCTGAATGTAGAAAAAAAATGAAACCTCATGCTCCAAAAATATATACTTTTAATATTCCAAAAGATTTTATAGGTTCAGTTATAGGTCCCGGTGGAAAAGTAATTCAAGAAATCCAATCATGTACAAATACAAATATATTAATTGAAGAAAAAGGAAATTTAGGTTACATTGAAATCATAGGGAAAGATAATGAAAAAATAGAAAAGGCGATAAAAAAAATCAAACAAATTGCTTTTGTTCCTGAACTAGGAAAAGTATATAAAGCAAAAGTCAAATCCATAAAAGATTTTGGTGCTTTTGTAGAAATTTCTAAAGGAGTAGAAGGACTACTACATATTTCTGAAATAGGATGGAAAAGATTAAATAATATAGAAGAAGAGTTGCATATAGGAGACATTATTCATGTCAAATTTATGGGAATGGATGAAAAAAATAAAAAAATGAAACTTTCTAGAAAAGTACTTTTACCTCGTCCTCGTCCTGGTACAGAAAAAAAATAA
- a CDS encoding sigma-70 family RNA polymerase sigma factor, producing MRQLKITKQVTNRESESLDKYLHEIGKIPLLTPEEEVEYARRARKGDETAINKLVNANLRFVVSVAKQYQNQGLSLCDLINEGNLGLIKGILRFDETRGFKCISYVVWWIRQAILQAIAEQSRSIRQPTNKLALLNKILKTLAQLEQELQRTPSVQEIAEYLNMNEKDVEESIKNSGRHVSMDAPLIEGEDSNLYDLVRSDESPRPDEHLEKESLRKDIKRILETLSERERRVIILHFGLNGSPPMTLEEVGQSCDLTRERVRQIESIALKRLKHSSRSKILKPYLG from the coding sequence ATGAGACAACTTAAAATTACTAAACAAGTAACAAATCGTGAATCAGAATCATTAGATAAATATCTTCATGAAATAGGAAAAATTCCATTATTAACTCCAGAAGAAGAAGTAGAATACGCTCGTAGAGCAAGAAAAGGGGATGAAACTGCTATAAATAAACTTGTCAATGCTAACTTACGTTTTGTTGTATCTGTAGCTAAACAATATCAAAATCAAGGATTAAGTTTATGTGATTTAATTAATGAAGGAAATTTAGGTTTAATAAAAGGAATACTACGTTTTGATGAAACAAGAGGTTTCAAATGTATTTCTTATGTTGTTTGGTGGATTAGACAAGCTATTTTGCAAGCTATCGCCGAACAATCACGTTCTATTAGACAACCTACAAACAAATTAGCCTTATTAAATAAAATACTAAAAACTCTTGCTCAACTAGAACAAGAATTACAAAGAACTCCTTCTGTACAAGAAATAGCAGAATATTTAAATATGAATGAGAAAGATGTTGAAGAGTCCATAAAAAATTCAGGAAGACATGTTTCTATGGATGCTCCATTAATAGAAGGAGAAGATTCTAATTTATATGATTTAGTTCGATCTGATGAATCTCCTCGTCCAGATGAACATTTAGAAAAAGAATCTTTACGAAAAGATATAAAAAGAATTTTAGAAACTTTAAGCGAAAGAGAACGTCGTGTAATTATTTTACATTTCGGATTAAATGGATCGCCACCAATGACTTTAGAAGAAGTAGGACAATCTTGTGATTTAACAAGAGAACGAGTAAGACAAATTGAAAGTATAGCTTTAAAAAGATTAAAGCATTCTTCTAGAAGCAAAATTCTCAAACCTTATTTAGGATAA
- the tpiA gene encoding triose-phosphate isomerase — translation MRKRILVANWKMNYDFHETTSFIRNLLKVFFDRKINHDKEIILSPSFPFLHISNQILQGSSLNIAAQNIHQKNKGPYTGEISASMLKSIGIQKVILGHSERRELFFENNQILLEKIKIALKYDFNIIFCVGESLVERKNNKQFEIIKKQLEKTVFYCSSDDIKFFYIAYEPIWAIGTGKTATFEQVQVMHEFIRSLFLEKYGKNISDNIPILYGGSINDINAKNFFSQKDVDGGLIGNASLQFEKFLKIIQS, via the coding sequence ATGAGGAAAAGAATTCTTGTTGCAAATTGGAAAATGAATTATGATTTTCATGAAACAACTTCTTTTATTAGAAATTTGTTAAAAGTTTTTTTTGATAGAAAAATAAATCATGATAAAGAAATTATTTTGTCCCCCTCTTTTCCTTTTTTGCATATTTCTAATCAAATTTTGCAAGGGTCGAGTTTAAATATTGCTGCTCAAAATATTCATCAAAAAAATAAAGGTCCTTACACAGGAGAAATATCTGCTTCTATGTTAAAATCTATAGGAATTCAAAAAGTGATATTGGGACATAGTGAACGTAGGGAATTATTTTTTGAAAATAATCAAATTTTATTAGAAAAAATAAAAATAGCATTAAAATATGATTTCAATATTATTTTTTGTGTTGGAGAATCTTTAGTTGAAAGAAAGAATAATAAGCAATTTGAAATCATTAAAAAACAATTAGAAAAAACGGTTTTTTATTGTTCTTCAGATGATATCAAATTTTTTTATATAGCATACGAACCAATATGGGCAATTGGTACAGGAAAAACTGCGACGTTTGAACAAGTTCAGGTGATGCATGAATTTATTCGTTCTTTATTTTTAGAAAAATATGGGAAAAATATTTCGGATAACATCCCTATTTTATACGGAGGAAGTATTAATGATATTAATGCAAAAAATTTTTTTTCTCAGAAAGATGTAGATGGAGGACTTATAGGGAATGCATCTCTTCAATTTGAAAAGTTTTTAAAAATTATTCAATCATAA
- a CDS encoding nucleotide modification associated domain-containing protein, with product MNLSSINFIIKECRKLFLGKLKDYGLSWKFFHNSSIIDQILIKVIRIKNIQSKGYQIIKEEKITDTYIDIINYLIIILIKLDISFISNFHKISHHDVIFIYHNKLKKIKSYTNRIYIQKTENQFSINHILENILYLKKNKEKIIFEDLEKFCFEILVKIIFLLRKNL from the coding sequence ATGAATCTTTCTTCTATTAATTTTATTATTAAAGAATGCAGAAAACTTTTTTTAGGAAAATTAAAAGATTATGGGTTATCATGGAAATTCTTTCATAATTCTTCTATCATAGATCAAATATTAATTAAAGTAATTCGTATAAAAAATATTCAATCTAAAGGATATCAAATAATTAAAGAAGAAAAAATAACAGATACTTATATAGATATTATTAACTATTTAATAATAATATTAATTAAATTAGATATATCTTTTATATCAAATTTTCATAAAATATCACATCATGATGTGATATTTATTTATCATAATAAATTAAAAAAAATAAAAAGTTATACAAATAGAATTTATATACAAAAAACTGAAAATCAATTTTCAATAAATCATATATTGGAAAATATTTTATATTTGAAAAAAAATAAAGAGAAAATTATATTTGAAGATCTGGAAAAATTTTGTTTTGAAATTTTAGTAAAAATCATTTTTTTATTGAGAAAAAATTTATAA
- the folP gene encoding dihydropteroate synthase translates to MIINCAGSLLHLKEPKIMGIVNLTPDSFYDGGKLCSEYQILQHIETLLNEGSDFIDIGGCSTRPGSKLITEKEEIQRVIKPIRTIIKNFPNIRISIDTFRSKVAQIAVEEGAVMINDVSGGQLDKNMFPLLGKLKIPYILNHMKGIPENMQNNPYYNENIIIEINNFFSKKIYYLKKHGIRDIILDPGFGFGKTLKQNFKLLKHLSLLGYQDYPILVGISRKSMIKFILNTSYEKLLNATSIIHTIALLNGSNFLRVHDVKEAVECIKLIQYYRKIL, encoded by the coding sequence ATGATAATTAATTGTGCAGGCTCTTTATTACATTTAAAAGAACCAAAAATAATGGGAATAGTGAATTTAACTCCTGATTCATTTTATGATGGTGGAAAATTGTGTTCTGAATATCAAATACTACAACATATAGAAACTTTATTGAATGAAGGTTCCGATTTTATAGATATTGGAGGTTGTTCCACTAGACCTGGGTCTAAATTGATAACAGAAAAAGAAGAAATACAAAGAGTCATAAAACCTATTCGTACTATCATAAAAAATTTTCCAAATATTAGAATATCTATAGATACTTTTCGTAGTAAAGTAGCTCAAATAGCAGTCGAAGAAGGAGCTGTAATGATCAATGATGTATCAGGTGGGCAACTTGATAAAAATATGTTCCCTTTGTTAGGAAAACTTAAAATTCCATATATATTAAATCATATGAAAGGAATTCCTGAAAATATGCAAAATAATCCATATTACAACGAAAATATAATAATAGAAATAAATAATTTTTTTTCAAAAAAAATTTACTATTTAAAAAAACATGGAATTCGTGATATTATCCTTGATCCTGGATTTGGTTTTGGAAAAACATTAAAACAAAATTTTAAATTATTAAAACATTTATCTTTATTAGGATATCAAGATTATCCAATTTTAGTTGGTATTTCAAGAAAATCTATGATTAAATTTATTTTAAATACTTCTTATGAAAAATTATTGAATGCTACTTCTATCATTCATACCATAGCACTTTTAAATGGATCTAATTTTTTACGTGTACATGATGTTAAAGAAGCTGTTGAATGCATTAAATTAATACAATATTATAGAAAAATTTTATAA
- a CDS encoding diadenylate cyclase — translation MKISFIDILDIFLVAIILFQVYRLVYKTPALNIFNGIIATFIFWKIVEIYQMKLLSIVISAFFKGGFLALIIVFQPEIRKFLLIVGSKIFFKKFIFSIFKKSGVSIKTETIDSIVNACAIFSGDKTGVLIVIQLHQDLKEFIQNGDKMDAKVNIPILESIFYKNSPLHDGAVVIIENKIIKTRAILPVSYNKEIPSRLGLRHRAAIGLSEKTDAICLVISEETGYISYIKDQKRTVITNINNLKMKLEEDLL, via the coding sequence TTGAAAATTTCTTTCATCGATATTTTAGATATTTTTTTAGTAGCCATTATTTTATTTCAAGTATACAGATTGGTTTACAAAACTCCTGCTTTAAATATCTTTAATGGAATCATTGCAACTTTTATTTTCTGGAAAATAGTAGAAATTTATCAAATGAAACTTCTTAGCATAGTTATAAGTGCTTTTTTTAAAGGAGGTTTTTTAGCGTTAATTATTGTTTTTCAACCAGAAATAAGAAAATTTCTTCTTATTGTAGGAAGCAAAATATTTTTCAAAAAATTTATATTTTCTATTTTTAAAAAATCAGGTGTATCAATTAAAACTGAAACTATAGATAGTATTGTAAATGCTTGTGCTATTTTTTCTGGAGATAAAACAGGAGTTTTAATAGTAATTCAATTACATCAAGATTTAAAAGAATTTATACAAAATGGAGATAAAATGGATGCCAAAGTCAATATTCCTATCTTGGAAAGCATTTTCTATAAAAATAGCCCATTACATGACGGAGCTGTAGTCATTATAGAAAATAAAATAATTAAAACAAGAGCAATTCTTCCTGTTTCTTACAATAAAGAAATTCCATCCCGTTTGGGATTGCGACATAGAGCTGCTATTGGTTTATCTGAAAAAACAGATGCAATCTGTCTTGTAATTTCAGAAGAAACAGGTTATATTTCTTATATAAAAGATCAAAAAAGAACTGTGATCACTAACATTAATAATTTAAAAATGAAACTTGAAGAAGATTTGCTTTAA
- a CDS encoding UDP-N-acetylmuramoyl-tripeptide--D-alanyl-D-alanine ligase — MNIQNIYQLYSISSGIEINSKKVKKKSIFIALKGKNFDGNQFADEAISNGAMLAIVDDQKYAVCKEKTIYVYNTLYFLHELAKYHRYRLHHIPIIVITGSNGKTTTKELVAAILAKKYKKVHYTINNFNNHIGIPLTILSMSENTQISVIEIGANHEKEIEKMCYIINPDYGYITNFGKAHLEGFKNIKGIIRSKLELYNFLKKNKKLVFINGDDPIQLSNSIGMKRYIFSERKKSNVNVYIKYLWDKNCIKSILYIKNIKIVSPLIGNYNLFNIASAITIGTYFQVSLKRIKEAIEEYVPNNYRSQILIKNNVKIIIDCYNANPTSMIKSLDFFNHIKGDKIVILGDMLELGFFSNQEHENIISFIIKSNINIAFLIGDIFCNTKKTSDKIIKFINKKSFVEWIQKYSIPKTDYILIKGSREIALESLICFI, encoded by the coding sequence ATGAATATTCAAAATATATATCAATTATATTCTATTTCTTCTGGTATAGAGATAAATAGTAAAAAAGTTAAAAAAAAATCTATTTTTATAGCTTTAAAAGGTAAAAATTTTGATGGAAATCAATTTGCAGATGAAGCAATTTCAAATGGAGCAATGCTTGCTATAGTCGATGATCAAAAATATGCTGTTTGTAAAGAAAAAACTATTTATGTATATAATACATTATACTTTCTTCATGAATTAGCAAAATATCACAGATATAGATTACATCATATTCCTATTATAGTCATTACTGGAAGTAATGGAAAAACTACAACAAAAGAGCTTGTTGCAGCTATTTTAGCTAAAAAATATAAAAAAGTTCATTATACTATAAATAATTTCAATAATCATATAGGAATTCCACTAACCATACTTTCTATGTCTGAAAATACACAAATATCTGTAATAGAAATTGGAGCAAACCATGAAAAAGAGATAGAAAAAATGTGTTATATTATTAATCCAGATTATGGATATATTACAAATTTCGGAAAAGCTCATTTAGAAGGATTCAAAAATATAAAAGGAATTATACGCAGTAAATTAGAATTATACAATTTTTTAAAAAAAAATAAAAAGTTAGTATTTATTAATGGAGATGATCCTATACAATTATCCAATAGTATTGGAATGAAAAGATATATTTTTTCAGAAAGAAAAAAATCTAATGTAAATGTATATATTAAATATTTATGGGATAAAAATTGTATCAAATCAATTTTATATATCAAAAATATAAAAATCGTTTCTCCTTTAATAGGGAACTATAATTTATTTAACATAGCTTCTGCTATAACAATTGGAACATATTTTCAAGTTTCTTTAAAAAGAATAAAGGAAGCAATAGAAGAATATGTGCCTAACAATTATCGTTCTCAAATTTTGATAAAGAATAATGTAAAAATTATTATAGATTGTTATAATGCAAATCCAACTAGTATGATAAAATCTCTTGATTTTTTTAATCATATTAAAGGAGATAAAATAGTGATATTGGGAGATATGTTAGAATTAGGATTCTTTTCTAATCAAGAACACGAAAATATTATTTCTTTTATAATAAAAAGCAATATTAATATTGCCTTTTTAATTGGAGATATTTTTTGTAATACTAAGAAAACCTCTGACAAGATTATAAAATTTATCAATAAAAAAAGTTTTGTTGAATGGATTCAAAAATATTCTATTCCAAAAACGGATTATATCCTTATCAAAGGATCTAGAGAAATTGCATTAGAAAGTCTTATTTGTTTCATTTAA